One genomic segment of Paenibacillus durus includes these proteins:
- a CDS encoding MFS transporter produces the protein MKDKKWDLLALASIPLIMTLGNSMLLPVLPQISRKLAISSFQVSMIITVYGVIAIIMIPVAGYLSDRFGRKAVILPSLLIAALGGGVSAVAAWLMGGFSAYWVILGGRLLQGIGAAGAFPIVLPFVGDMFKDEEEVSKGLGLIETSNTFGKVLSPILGAFLGTLLWFLPFIFIPALCLMSFLLVLFLVKSPKIKESESFTVPQFLAGIRSVLREKGRWLYAIFAVGCICMFVTFGVLFYLSETLESVYRLRGVLKGLVLAVPLALLCLSSYGAGKIIGKNKLLMKWIGFGGMALVTASMVITGFYKGIYYMVGFLGLAGIGIGAALPCLDALITESIEKESRGTITSLYSSMRFIGVSLGPPAVSLLMNAGHWTLFGTMAAAGAVGGLLTLFAIKPSKGEKGEKFSRYKPDLAVPKAAFKRRSPV, from the coding sequence ATGAAAGATAAAAAATGGGATCTGCTGGCGCTGGCGTCCATCCCTCTGATCATGACGCTTGGAAATTCGATGCTGTTGCCCGTACTTCCTCAAATATCCAGAAAACTGGCGATCAGTTCCTTTCAAGTCAGCATGATCATAACGGTATACGGTGTCATTGCAATTATTATGATTCCCGTTGCGGGATATCTTTCCGACCGGTTCGGACGCAAAGCCGTGATTCTTCCCAGCCTGTTAATCGCCGCTCTCGGCGGAGGCGTGTCTGCGGTCGCCGCATGGTTAATGGGAGGGTTCTCCGCGTACTGGGTGATTCTGGGAGGGCGTTTATTGCAGGGAATCGGAGCGGCGGGGGCATTTCCCATCGTGCTGCCTTTTGTCGGAGATATGTTCAAGGATGAAGAGGAGGTAAGCAAAGGACTCGGATTAATTGAAACCTCCAACACCTTCGGCAAAGTGCTTAGTCCGATTCTCGGCGCTTTTCTGGGGACGCTGCTGTGGTTCCTGCCGTTTATATTCATTCCTGCGCTCTGTCTAATGTCTTTTCTCCTGGTCCTGTTCTTGGTCAAAAGTCCGAAGATAAAAGAGAGCGAATCCTTCACTGTTCCGCAGTTTCTCGCGGGCATCCGAAGCGTGCTGCGTGAAAAAGGCCGCTGGCTGTACGCTATATTTGCCGTAGGCTGCATCTGCATGTTCGTTACGTTCGGTGTTCTCTTCTATCTGTCAGAGACGCTTGAATCGGTGTACCGCCTGCGGGGCGTGTTGAAAGGCCTGGTGCTGGCTGTCCCGCTCGCGCTGTTATGCCTGTCCTCTTACGGAGCCGGAAAAATAATCGGCAAAAACAAATTGCTGATGAAATGGATCGGATTTGGAGGTATGGCGCTGGTCACCGCATCCATGGTGATCACAGGCTTTTATAAGGGGATTTACTATATGGTGGGATTTCTTGGACTTGCCGGAATCGGCATTGGAGCCGCACTCCCTTGCCTGGATGCGCTGATTACCGAAAGCATTGAAAAAGAGAGCCGCGGCACTATTACTTCCCTGTACAGCAGCATGCGGTTTATCGGGGTGTCTCTTGGGCCGCCGGCTGTATCCCTGCTGATGAATGCCGGTCACTGGACGCTGTTCGGCACAATGGCGGCAGCCGGAGCTGTAGGAGGACTGTTAACCTTATTTGCCATCAAGCCGAGCAAAGGGGAAAAGGGAGAGAAATTCTCCCGTTACAAGCCGGACCTGGCCGTTCCAAAGGCCGCCTTCAAGAGGCGATCCCCGGTCTAA
- a CDS encoding peptidylprolyl isomerase, with translation MDEKNLNEREHQDIPTEAEEAAVDNTKQGIPVMDKVGESPADAPAQSKGGKGWMIASIVLAAALIIVLIYPQFQKADGEAAVATVNGQDITKNELYDKLVEAGGESTLQSMITEKLVDQEVEKAKVTVTDADINSEIEDLKKQFGGEEGLNSALSQSGMTMDDLKKQLPLQVKVRKLLEPKITITDKDIQTYFNENKASLGSEEQVRASHILVKTKEEADAIEKQLKAGGDFAALAKEKSGDTGSKDKGGDLGFFKRSDMVAEFSNAAFKMKAGEISEPVKSKYGYHIIKVTEHKDAVTPTLENSKEEIRKTLISQKVNEMSGTWMQELTSGAKITNTLTDAKKAEASAAPGASAKPEASAAAQ, from the coding sequence ATGGATGAGAAGAATTTGAACGAGAGAGAACACCAGGATATCCCCACGGAAGCGGAGGAAGCCGCTGTCGATAATACTAAACAGGGAATCCCTGTTATGGACAAGGTCGGCGAATCGCCGGCGGACGCACCGGCTCAATCCAAGGGCGGCAAAGGCTGGATGATCGCCTCGATCGTACTGGCGGCCGCGCTTATTATTGTATTGATCTATCCGCAGTTCCAGAAGGCGGACGGTGAAGCCGCAGTCGCCACCGTAAACGGCCAAGATATTACCAAGAACGAGCTGTATGACAAGCTGGTGGAAGCCGGCGGCGAGTCGACACTGCAATCCATGATCACCGAGAAGCTTGTCGATCAGGAAGTCGAGAAAGCCAAAGTTACCGTTACCGATGCCGATATTAACAGTGAAATCGAAGACCTTAAGAAGCAGTTCGGCGGCGAAGAAGGACTGAACTCCGCACTTTCCCAAAGTGGTATGACGATGGACGATCTCAAGAAGCAGCTGCCGCTTCAGGTTAAGGTTCGCAAGCTGCTTGAGCCAAAAATCACGATTACCGATAAAGACATCCAAACGTACTTTAATGAAAACAAAGCATCGCTCGGTTCGGAAGAACAAGTTCGCGCTTCCCATATTCTAGTTAAGACGAAAGAAGAAGCCGATGCGATCGAGAAGCAGCTCAAAGCCGGCGGAGACTTCGCGGCATTGGCCAAGGAGAAATCGGGAGATACCGGCTCCAAGGACAAAGGCGGAGATCTTGGTTTCTTCAAGCGCAGTGATATGGTTGCCGAATTCTCGAACGCGGCCTTCAAAATGAAGGCCGGTGAAATAAGCGAGCCTGTCAAGAGTAAGTATGGCTACCACATCATCAAAGTGACGGAACATAAGGATGCCGTTACACCAACTTTGGAGAATTCGAAGGAAGAAATCCGTAAAACGCTGATTTCCCAGAAGGTCAATGAAATGTCCGGCACCTGGATGCAAGAACTAACCTCTGGAGCGAAAATTACGAACACGCTGACCGACGCCAAGAAGGCGGAAGCCTCTGCAGCACCGGGAGCCTCCGCTAAGCCGGAAGCAAGCGCCGCTGCTCAATAA
- a CDS encoding lactonase family protein, which yields MTEPSKLLLFTGSYSGAGESGIHVFQLDPSGGALTLLDEVKGIANPTFVNVNAEGHLLYAIGDKLNSDGVKEGEVAAYAIDPASGTLTEISRTGTMPAEGKIQTSTCHINRDADNRYLIVTSYHGGNIGLVSLDGEGKTVRLTGSAVHTGHGPHPERQDRPHPHSATFSPDERYLFVCDLGLDVIRAYSINYEKGTLEPQGDTKLHPGAGPRHFAFHPDGHSAYVINEVDSTITSFTYEADSGKLTTVLTVPTLPKDYALENTCAEIALSPDGRYLYGSNRGHDSIVIFAVNPATAELHFVEHVSTRGGHPRHFALTPDGSYLIVANRDANNLVVFARDNESGRLTFTGNEAAVSKPVCVKPALF from the coding sequence ATGACCGAACCATCCAAGCTATTACTATTCACAGGATCTTATTCCGGGGCCGGAGAGAGCGGTATTCACGTGTTTCAATTGGACCCGAGCGGAGGCGCTCTGACATTGCTTGATGAAGTGAAAGGGATTGCGAACCCGACGTTCGTCAATGTTAATGCAGAGGGACATCTCCTGTATGCCATAGGCGACAAGCTGAACAGCGATGGTGTTAAGGAAGGGGAAGTGGCTGCTTATGCAATCGATCCGGCGTCCGGGACATTAACGGAGATCAGCCGGACGGGAACGATGCCCGCTGAAGGGAAGATCCAGACATCCACCTGCCATATTAACCGGGATGCTGACAACCGGTATCTCATCGTCACAAGCTATCATGGCGGAAATATCGGACTTGTCTCCCTTGACGGTGAAGGAAAAACGGTGCGGCTGACCGGCAGCGCCGTTCATACGGGGCATGGTCCGCATCCGGAACGGCAGGATCGGCCTCATCCGCATTCGGCGACATTCAGCCCGGATGAACGTTATCTGTTTGTCTGCGATTTGGGGCTGGACGTGATCAGGGCTTACTCGATTAACTATGAGAAAGGAACACTTGAACCACAAGGGGACACCAAGCTTCACCCGGGAGCCGGTCCCCGTCATTTTGCCTTTCATCCGGACGGGCATTCCGCATATGTCATCAACGAAGTCGATTCAACGATTACTTCCTTTACATATGAGGCCGACAGCGGCAAGCTTACAACCGTGCTCACCGTGCCTACTCTTCCGAAAGACTACGCCCTTGAGAATACGTGCGCGGAGATCGCGCTGTCTCCCGACGGGCGATATCTCTACGGATCGAACCGCGGGCACGACAGCATTGTCATATTTGCGGTCAATCCGGCAACGGCAGAGCTTCACTTTGTTGAGCATGTGTCCACCCGCGGCGGCCACCCGCGCCATTTTGCGCTGACGCCGGACGGCAGCTATCTCATTGTTGCCAACCGGGACGCCAATAATCTGGTCGTCTTTGCACGGGACAATGAAAGCGGGCGGCTCACCTTTACCGGAAATGAAGCGGCGGTATCAAAGCCTGTCTGCGTTAAACCAGCTTTGTTCTAG
- a CDS encoding FUSC family protein, which translates to MNFGARVLKTGLAVTLALYLATLLKFPSPTGAGIAAIFALQPSIYRSWRHFLDQIQTSTIGAVMALLGGMLLSNQPIAVGIVSILVIMLSMKMNRADTIGLTLVTVISVMDASGQWQFALNRFLMIMTGVVSAFFINILVIPPKPRKQYINQIESVFSSLSLLLRTAVSHEMKESVFRDEKNSLEGSIRSLADKYALFEEEQKKLRKPKYSETRQMVVYKNLLSSLQKGYEVLDAIDRHYFQAERSEETNAVFDRHLELLIKYHEHILLKFQDKIKPGISETGPLGDDNDSFLESVVQGYEHGSASRLRLAVVAGAVYDYGYQLERLDRVADQINRGSEEKDKL; encoded by the coding sequence GTGAATTTTGGCGCCCGCGTACTTAAAACGGGGCTTGCGGTAACGCTTGCCCTATATCTCGCCACGCTGCTGAAGTTCCCCTCGCCAACGGGTGCGGGAATAGCGGCCATATTCGCATTGCAGCCGTCAATCTACAGGTCATGGCGGCATTTTCTCGACCAGATTCAGACGAGTACGATCGGAGCGGTTATGGCGCTGCTTGGCGGCATGCTGCTGTCCAATCAGCCCATTGCGGTGGGGATTGTCTCCATTCTGGTTATTATGCTCAGCATGAAGATGAACCGGGCGGACACCATCGGGCTGACCCTTGTCACTGTCATATCCGTAATGGATGCATCCGGGCAGTGGCAGTTTGCACTTAACCGGTTTTTGATGATCATGACGGGGGTTGTGTCCGCTTTCTTCATTAACATTCTGGTAATTCCTCCGAAGCCGCGGAAGCAGTACATCAATCAGATTGAGAGTGTCTTTTCCAGTCTGTCCCTGCTGCTGCGGACCGCCGTCTCCCATGAAATGAAAGAGAGCGTGTTCCGGGACGAGAAGAACTCCCTTGAAGGCTCAATCCGCTCACTGGCTGACAAATACGCCCTTTTTGAAGAAGAACAAAAAAAGCTGCGAAAGCCCAAGTACAGCGAGACCAGGCAAATGGTGGTTTACAAAAATCTGCTTTCATCCCTGCAAAAAGGTTATGAAGTGCTGGATGCGATAGACAGGCATTATTTTCAGGCGGAGCGCAGCGAGGAGACAAATGCAGTGTTCGACCGCCATCTGGAGCTGCTGATCAAATACCATGAGCATATTCTGCTAAAGTTCCAGGATAAGATCAAACCGGGCATTTCGGAGACGGGACCGCTTGGAGATGATAATGACAGCTTTCTGGAATCGGTAGTTCAGGGCTATGAACACGGCAGCGCAAGCCGGCTTCGGCTGGCGGTTGTCGCAGGCGCGGTCTATGATTACGGCTATCAGCTGGAACGCCTCGACAGGGTTGCAGATCAAATTAACCGGGGTTCAGAGGAGAAAGACAAGCTGTGA
- the fsa gene encoding fructose-6-phosphate aldolase — MKFFLDTGNIDEIKRITRLGLVDGVTTNPSLIAKEGRLFKDVIKEIVEIVPGPVSAEVIGLKAAEMLEEAYEIAEWGSNVVIKLPMTEDGLEACYELTKKGIKTNVTLIFSAAQGLMAAKAGATFISPFVGRLDDIGVDGMKLIKDLKTILSNYGLSSEIIAASIRNIAHVEQAALAGAHIATIPGSLLPSLWKHPLTDNGIERFLKDWEKVPQVAKQPQ, encoded by the coding sequence ATGAAATTTTTCTTGGACACCGGAAATATTGATGAAATAAAGCGGATTACACGCCTAGGCTTGGTGGATGGCGTTACGACGAATCCATCGCTCATCGCCAAAGAAGGAAGACTGTTTAAAGACGTTATCAAAGAAATTGTTGAAATCGTTCCCGGACCTGTCAGCGCCGAAGTTATCGGTCTAAAAGCAGCGGAAATGCTTGAAGAAGCTTACGAAATCGCCGAATGGGGCTCCAATGTGGTAATCAAGCTGCCAATGACGGAAGATGGTCTGGAAGCCTGCTATGAGCTTACGAAGAAGGGCATCAAAACGAACGTGACTCTGATCTTCTCCGCAGCCCAAGGCCTTATGGCCGCCAAGGCGGGCGCTACCTTTATCAGCCCGTTCGTCGGCCGTCTGGACGACATCGGAGTGGACGGCATGAAGCTGATCAAAGACCTGAAGACCATCCTTTCCAACTACGGTCTGTCCTCCGAGATCATTGCCGCCAGCATCAGAAATATCGCTCACGTAGAACAAGCAGCCCTCGCCGGAGCGCACATCGCCACGATTCCGGGATCGCTGCTGCCATCCTTGTGGAAGCACCCGCTGACCGACAATGGCATCGAACGTTTCCTTAAAGACTGGGAAAAGGTCCCGCAGGTAGCCAAACAGCCGCAATAA
- a CDS encoding VanZ family protein, which yields MFIPRKVWVRRAAAACLILYSACLLYWMFLGFGRTARYSQPMRYSLVPLRTIWYYLSASGKMPVSARLVNLLGNVAVFVPFGILIPAVTSRLRSAAGLAVLCIPCITALEILQMLLRAGSFDVDDILLNLLGVWAGFGLLRLLCKMRTRRL from the coding sequence ATGTTCATTCCCCGGAAAGTCTGGGTAAGGAGAGCTGCGGCAGCGTGCCTTATCTTGTATTCCGCCTGCCTGCTTTACTGGATGTTCCTCGGCTTTGGCCGGACTGCGCGCTATAGCCAGCCTATGCGGTACAGTCTTGTCCCGCTGAGAACGATATGGTATTATCTTTCGGCCAGCGGTAAAATGCCAGTATCCGCGCGGCTGGTCAATCTGCTGGGCAACGTTGCCGTCTTCGTGCCTTTTGGCATACTGATACCTGCGGTCACCAGCAGACTGCGGTCGGCCGCCGGTCTGGCTGTCCTGTGTATCCCGTGCATTACGGCGCTCGAGATTCTGCAAATGCTGCTGCGCGCCGGGAGCTTTGACGTAGATGACATCCTGCTTAATTTGCTGGGAGTGTGGGCCGGCTTCGGACTGCTGCGGCTGCTCTGCAAAATGAGGACAAGGAGATTGTGA
- the rpiA gene encoding ribose-5-phosphate isomerase RpiA, with protein sequence MNAKQLAAEAAVEYIQDGMKVGLGTGSTAYWAIRNLGERVAEGLKITAVATSRASEQQAKELGIPLVSFGEIDRLDVTIDGADELDGELQLIKGGGGALLREKIVAKGSDRMIVIADESKVVKTLGKFPLPVEIVPFAWEWTVADLAKLGCVPELRQGGADLYKSDNGNYIADCRFEIIKSAPELALALQSIPGVVEHGLFIGIADMAIVAKSDGSLQIIKSGTA encoded by the coding sequence ATGAACGCGAAGCAGTTGGCGGCAGAAGCGGCGGTTGAATATATACAGGACGGAATGAAGGTTGGACTCGGCACAGGGTCCACGGCCTATTGGGCAATCCGCAATCTGGGCGAACGCGTCGCCGAAGGATTGAAAATAACTGCGGTCGCGACTTCACGCGCTTCGGAGCAGCAGGCAAAGGAGCTTGGCATCCCGCTCGTGTCTTTTGGCGAGATCGACCGCCTGGACGTGACTATTGACGGCGCGGACGAACTGGACGGAGAGCTTCAGCTCATCAAAGGCGGAGGCGGAGCGCTCCTGCGGGAGAAGATTGTTGCAAAAGGCAGCGACCGGATGATTGTAATCGCCGATGAGAGCAAGGTGGTTAAGACGCTCGGAAAGTTTCCCCTGCCAGTAGAAATCGTGCCGTTTGCCTGGGAATGGACTGTAGCGGATCTGGCAAAGCTCGGCTGCGTTCCGGAGCTTCGGCAGGGCGGTGCAGACTTATATAAGAGTGACAATGGAAATTACATAGCGGACTGCCGGTTTGAAATCATAAAATCTGCTCCCGAGCTGGCTCTGGCTCTTCAGTCTATTCCCGGTGTGGTCGAGCATGGCCTGTTCATCGGTATAGCGGATATGGCGATAGTCGCAAAAAGCGACGGAAGTCTGCAAATCATCAAAAGCGGAACAGCGTAA
- a CDS encoding nitroreductase family protein produces the protein MSNNYFDAVKKRRSVYAISKELPVSAEKVQEIVEQAVLHSPSSFNSQSARAVVLFGEQHDKVWDITSSTLRQIVPTDQFEGTAQKMAAFKAGAGTVLFFEDQAVVEQLQANFAAYADNFPIWSNQSSGMLQHVVWTALAEAGVGASLQHYNPLIDEEVKSTWGLPEKWKLIAQMPFGGIVTAPGEKEFQPVEERVKVFK, from the coding sequence ATGTCTAATAATTACTTTGATGCTGTGAAAAAAAGACGCTCCGTATACGCGATCAGCAAGGAACTGCCGGTATCTGCAGAAAAAGTACAAGAAATCGTAGAGCAGGCGGTACTGCACAGCCCGTCCTCCTTTAACTCTCAAAGCGCCAGAGCGGTTGTTCTGTTCGGCGAGCAGCACGACAAAGTGTGGGACATCACTTCCAGTACGCTGCGCCAAATCGTGCCCACAGACCAATTTGAAGGCACCGCACAAAAAATGGCTGCATTCAAAGCCGGAGCGGGTACGGTTCTCTTCTTTGAAGATCAGGCAGTCGTCGAGCAACTGCAAGCGAACTTTGCTGCCTATGCGGATAATTTCCCTATCTGGTCCAATCAATCTTCCGGTATGCTCCAGCATGTCGTATGGACCGCTCTGGCAGAAGCCGGCGTAGGCGCTTCCCTTCAGCACTACAACCCGCTGATCGACGAAGAAGTGAAATCCACATGGGGATTGCCGGAAAAATGGAAGCTGATCGCTCAAATGCCTTTCGGCGGCATCGTGACCGCTCCCGGCGAGAAAGAGTTCCAGCCCGTGGAAGAACGTGTAAAGGTGTTTAAATAA
- a CDS encoding RNA chaperone Hfq, translating to MEIQKLQERLLSQFVQTKVPLTIFTTNGVKIQGILTAYDAYTLTLQGQNDGRQNVLFKSAVSTIVPLRPVSLR from the coding sequence GTGGAAATTCAAAAGCTTCAAGAACGCTTGCTGAGCCAGTTCGTTCAGACCAAGGTTCCGCTAACAATCTTTACAACTAACGGAGTAAAAATCCAGGGCATTTTGACCGCGTATGACGCTTATACCTTAACCTTGCAGGGTCAAAACGACGGAAGACAGAATGTGCTGTTCAAATCTGCCGTATCCACCATTGTGCCGTTAAGGCCGGTTTCACTAAGGTAG
- a CDS encoding phosphatase PAP2 family protein, producing the protein MISWYWSRGFKLFLLFTVIFGLIAVLVAYNYTAAFDERIIHFVQSGESPALTSAAKALSLVGSSRIVIALSLVIMAALFLFFKHRLELLLFLWVGVTSNLLNTILKNWFHRERPNIHRIIEETGFSFPSGHSMAAFSVYGALTFLLWRHLHYSAARVLLVAACFLMTAVIGWSRIYLGVHYPSDVIGGYAASCAWLILSIALFESFRSYLKRHKE; encoded by the coding sequence ATGATTTCTTGGTATTGGTCCAGAGGTTTCAAGCTTTTCCTGCTGTTTACGGTCATCTTCGGGCTGATTGCCGTTCTGGTCGCATATAATTACACGGCAGCGTTTGATGAACGGATTATTCATTTCGTCCAGTCCGGAGAATCCCCTGCATTGACGTCAGCGGCCAAGGCTCTGTCACTGGTAGGATCGTCAAGAATTGTAATCGCTCTGTCGCTCGTTATTATGGCTGCCCTGTTCCTGTTCTTCAAGCACCGATTGGAGCTGCTGCTGTTTCTGTGGGTAGGTGTAACCTCAAATCTGCTCAATACAATTCTAAAAAATTGGTTTCACAGGGAGCGGCCGAACATCCACCGGATTATCGAGGAGACGGGCTTTAGCTTCCCAAGCGGCCATTCAATGGCCGCTTTCTCGGTATACGGCGCGCTGACCTTTCTACTATGGCGCCATTTGCATTATTCTGCCGCCAGGGTTCTGCTGGTCGCCGCCTGCTTCCTTATGACCGCTGTGATCGGCTGGAGCCGAATTTACCTCGGCGTACATTATCCGAGCGATGTAATCGGCGGATACGCCGCCAGCTGCGCCTGGCTGATTCTATCCATCGCCCTGTTCGAGTCTTTCCGCTCATACTTGAAGAGGCACAAGGAATAA
- a CDS encoding GNAT family N-acetyltransferase, with protein sequence MEVVNTEVEYVIVDSGNPDLRRLIARLDEELLERYPKERIYGVDFDHPDVRRITFVVAYCQGEALGCGGIRPLEGVEPSAVELKRFFVDRSRRKLGIAAGMLRYLEGRAREAGFREMRLETGSEQPEAIALYMKHGYRPIERYGPYTDDPACLCYGKSLV encoded by the coding sequence ATGGAAGTGGTTAACACCGAAGTGGAATATGTAATTGTGGACTCCGGCAATCCCGATCTGCGGCGTTTGATCGCTAGGCTGGACGAGGAGCTTCTGGAAAGATATCCGAAGGAGCGGATTTACGGGGTCGATTTCGATCATCCTGACGTACGCAGGATAACCTTTGTTGTCGCGTACTGCCAGGGTGAAGCGCTTGGCTGCGGAGGAATCCGGCCGCTGGAGGGCGTGGAACCGTCTGCGGTCGAGCTGAAGCGGTTCTTCGTGGACCGGAGCCGCCGCAAGCTGGGAATTGCCGCCGGGATGCTAAGATACCTGGAAGGCCGGGCGCGCGAAGCCGGATTCCGTGAAATGAGGCTGGAGACGGGCAGCGAGCAGCCGGAAGCGATAGCGCTCTATATGAAGCACGGCTACCGGCCGATTGAACGCTACGGACCTTATACGGATGATCCGGCTTGTCTCTGCTACGGTAAAAGTCTGGTCTGA
- the helD gene encoding RNA polymerase recycling motor HelD, with protein MSINETEWKEEQNRVDRVTGLLKRHIRALSEELGLHRSDVVELRKDFWEEVTVNFSSPDDLGETSTSLRQQAQVLSERERHHLQSSKALKKYKKLVVSPYFGRIDFAESPEGETERIYLGIGSLMEDDGTFLIYDWRAPISSLYYDGAPGAASFETPAGTVSGEMSLKRQFVIQDGKIEVMFDTGVTIGDELLQQVLSHSADDRMKNIVATIQKEQNAIIRNDRSRMLVVQGAAGSGKTSAALQRVAYLLYKYRGTLQADQVLLFSPNPLFNSYVSTVLPELGEDNMQQTTFQMYLEHRLGQEFQLEDVFTQTETLLNSPEGPETDARRDGIAYKSSVAFLDVIRGYAFRLEHEGMLFKPLMFQGQAIVGKEEMERKFYSYDPSIRLANRIDLMTGWLLKKIALFSTEERSAAWVEDQIELLDSGEYHRAYQMMRRKQRGKEETFDDFYMEKELLARYVVSQRLKPLRGWVKRGRFVDAKGLYCRLFQDSELLESLNGNTALPETWNVVSRQTMNALADGNLSYEDATPFLYLKELSQGFHTNTVIRHVFVDEVQDYSPFQLEFMRRMFPRAKMTVLGDLNQAIYAQGEALGELAGLVSIYGEENTEVVSLTQSYRSTYEIVEFTRSMIPGGDRIIPFNRRGEEPLLREVSGREELISRVEEDILDLHSRGYHYVAVICKTAEESSRIHEGLKDKLPIQLVTKDTPNFQKGTLVLPAYLAKGVEFDAVIICDGSEESYGRESERKLFYTACTRAMHILHIFYLGKPSRFIPVKALKTGTHAQ; from the coding sequence GTGTCCATAAACGAAACCGAATGGAAAGAAGAACAGAATCGGGTAGACCGCGTTACCGGACTTCTGAAGCGTCATATCCGGGCCCTCTCTGAGGAGCTGGGACTGCACCGCAGCGATGTGGTTGAGCTTCGCAAGGATTTCTGGGAAGAGGTAACCGTTAACTTCAGCAGCCCCGACGATCTTGGAGAAACCTCAACAAGTCTGCGGCAGCAGGCTCAAGTCTTGTCGGAGCGCGAACGCCATCATCTGCAATCCAGCAAAGCGCTGAAAAAATATAAAAAGCTTGTCGTATCCCCTTACTTCGGACGCATCGATTTTGCCGAATCGCCGGAAGGGGAGACGGAACGCATTTATCTGGGCATTGGCTCCCTTATGGAAGACGACGGCACTTTTCTGATCTATGACTGGCGGGCGCCAATATCAAGTCTCTATTATGACGGCGCACCGGGAGCGGCATCATTCGAGACCCCGGCAGGGACCGTAAGCGGAGAAATGAGCCTGAAGCGCCAGTTCGTCATCCAGGACGGAAAGATTGAGGTGATGTTCGATACCGGCGTGACGATCGGAGACGAGCTGCTTCAGCAGGTGCTAAGCCACAGCGCAGACGACCGGATGAAAAATATTGTGGCCACCATTCAGAAAGAACAGAACGCCATTATCCGCAACGACCGCAGCCGAATGCTTGTTGTCCAGGGGGCGGCCGGGAGCGGCAAGACATCGGCAGCGCTCCAGCGGGTCGCCTATCTGCTGTACAAATACCGCGGCACCCTTCAGGCTGATCAAGTCCTTCTATTCTCGCCTAATCCGCTGTTCAACAGCTATGTGTCCACCGTTCTTCCCGAACTGGGCGAGGACAATATGCAGCAGACGACCTTCCAGATGTATCTAGAGCACAGACTGGGCCAAGAATTTCAGCTGGAGGATGTATTCACCCAGACGGAAACGCTGCTGAACAGCCCGGAAGGCCCCGAGACGGACGCCCGGAGGGACGGAATCGCCTATAAGTCCTCGGTAGCGTTTCTTGATGTCATCCGCGGCTATGCGTTTAGGCTGGAGCATGAAGGGATGCTCTTCAAGCCGCTCATGTTCCAGGGCCAGGCTATCGTGGGCAAAGAAGAGATGGAGAGAAAGTTCTACAGCTACGACCCATCTATCAGGCTGGCGAACCGGATCGACCTTATGACCGGCTGGCTGCTGAAGAAGATTGCCCTCTTTAGCACCGAGGAGCGGAGTGCGGCTTGGGTGGAGGATCAGATCGAGCTGCTGGACTCCGGGGAGTACCACCGCGCTTATCAGATGATGAGGCGCAAGCAGCGGGGCAAGGAGGAGACGTTCGACGATTTTTACATGGAAAAGGAACTGCTCGCCCGCTATGTGGTCAGCCAGCGGCTCAAACCGCTGCGGGGTTGGGTCAAGCGCGGCCGTTTTGTCGACGCCAAAGGGCTTTATTGCCGGTTGTTTCAGGACAGTGAGCTGCTCGAAAGCCTGAACGGCAACACCGCACTTCCGGAGACCTGGAATGTTGTGAGCAGGCAGACGATGAATGCGCTGGCTGACGGCAATCTCTCGTACGAGGACGCGACACCGTTCTTATATCTAAAGGAGCTCAGCCAAGGATTCCATACCAATACCGTCATACGCCATGTGTTCGTGGATGAGGTGCAGGATTATTCGCCGTTCCAGCTGGAATTTATGCGGCGCATGTTCCCAAGGGCAAAAATGACTGTGCTTGGCGATCTTAATCAGGCGATTTATGCCCAGGGAGAGGCGCTCGGCGAGCTGGCGGGACTGGTAAGCATTTACGGGGAAGAAAATACGGAAGTTGTCTCCCTGACGCAAAGCTACCGTTCCACCTATGAAATCGTTGAGTTTACCCGTTCGATGATTCCTGGCGGCGACCGGATTATTCCATTCAACCGCAGAGGGGAAGAACCATTATTAAGGGAAGTTTCAGGCCGGGAAGAGCTCATCTCCCGGGTGGAAGAGGATATTCTGGATCTGCACTCGAGAGGCTATCATTACGTTGCGGTAATCTGCAAGACGGCTGAGGAAAGCTCCCGGATACATGAGGGTCTTAAGGATAAACTGCCGATACAGCTTGTCACCAAAGATACGCCGAATTTCCAGAAAGGGACGCTGGTTCTGCCTGCTTATCTGGCAAAAGGGGTCGAGTTCGACGCGGTGATCATCTGCGACGGCTCCGAAGAAAGCTATGGCAGAGAGAGCGAGCGGAAGCTGTTCTACACGGCCTGTACACGGGCGATGCACATCCTGCATATTTTTTATCTCGGCAAACCGAGCCGGTTCATACCCGTCAAAGCGCTGAAGACCGGAACTCATGCCCAATAA